One genomic window of Procambarus clarkii isolate CNS0578487 chromosome 43, FALCON_Pclarkii_2.0, whole genome shotgun sequence includes the following:
- the LOC123755723 gene encoding putative uncharacterized protein DDB_G0271606, whose amino-acid sequence MSQAPATPAESGGGKLQPPHNVVVYVAGEGGGQAGPGGAQGPQRPMITPHPVKPTNPHMVNGFRVANPLHQQQQPSYSMQMNDSLQQQQQQQQQQQQQQQQQQQFLMNKMNGLDGANNCFPTSQAPQQLQYLPGGNYVTTVTVHASEQSQQMQQHNLQQQHQHPRAVNQQQQQVQQQQQPQQQQQQPQQHHQQQPQHLQNQVNVMGTMNGYVQNGVMMQVNNANMSSNPTMIGNTQMMNNQIVTNNSCNSAPMINNNMVVARPRTSSRCDSVRSETAESSCSSLSSDSQTEHTQQQQQQHHQQQQQTNNQLSNSQQYQVNLMNNPQYMNNHMQTMNPNSYNCYPNYMACQSSGGNNPSGVNQTGVYNNQNIVQAFHQVNTVQHVQMQGGQLQIMQQQYQYVQGQNMNVMQQGPGMSVNNMQRPCMMQTGGMVQGQGSNTMHGQVMQGQNTCTPNVNMMSGQGMNMVAGQSGINTMQGHNMNMMQGQPMNIAQQQGGNLNVMSGQYHTGHGQGVVGQSNLVMGGQNSGHCGNIMGIQNHHPQQQQQQQHMMTGTMIPDHQQQAVMMNSAMQGNMTMVPVGTKMASANMNHANMMGCSGGPVGVVNAMCGNLPAGTPTVHTTADNKNFMPLVVPFGWRRVVNNGQVVYIR is encoded by the coding sequence ATGTCCCaggcaccagcaacaccagcagagagtggtggtggtaagctGCAGCCACCACAcaatgtggtggtgtatgtggcagGCGAGGGGGGTGGTCAGGCCGGGCCGGGAGGTGCACAGGGACCACAACGTCCCATGATCACACCTCATCCGGTCAAGCCCACCAACCCCCACATGGTCAATGGCTTCAGAGTTGCTAACCCGTTGCACCAACAGCAGCAACCTAGTTACAGTATGCAGATGAATGACAGcctacagcaacagcagcagcaacaacagcagcaacaacagcagcagcagcaacaacaacagttccTTATGAATAAAATGAATGGGTTGGATGGAGCCAATAACTGTTTTCCAACAAGTCAGGCACCACAACAGCTGCAATACTTGCCTGGTGGTAACTATGTCACCACTGTTACTGTGCATGCCTCGGAGCAGTCACAACAAATGCAGCAACACAAtctacaacagcagcaccagcacccaaGAGCAGTAaatcaacagcaacaacaggtacagcagcagcaacaaccacagcagcagcagcaacaaccacagcagcaccatcaacaacaaccacaacacctacaAAATCAAGTCAATGTGATGGGCACCATGAATGGGTATGTGCAAAATGGTGTGATGATGCAAGTCAATAATGCAAATATGAGCAGCAATCCTACAATGATTGGTAACACTCAGATGATGAATAATCAGATAGTGACCAATAACAGCTGCAACAGTGCTCCaatgataaataataatatgGTAGTCGCTCGTCCAAGAACTAGCTCCCGGTGTGATTCAGTGAGGTCAGAAACTGCAGAATCTAGTTGCAGCAGTTTAAGCTCTGATAGTCAAACGGAAcatactcaacaacaacaacagcagcatcatcagcaacaacaacaaacaaataATCAGCTCAGTAACAGTCAGCAATATCAAGTCAACCTAATGAACAACCCACAGTATATGAACAACCATATGCAAACAATGAATCCAAACAGTTACAATTGTTACCCAAACTACATGGCCTGTCAGTCATCTGGTGGGAACAATCCGAGTGGGGTGAATCAAACAGGTGTGTACAACAATCAAAACATTGTGCAGGCCTTCCATCAAGTGAATACAGTACAGCATGTGCAAATGCAAGGGGGACAGTTACAAATAATGCAACAGCAATACCAGTATGTGCAAGGCCAGAATATGAATGTGATGCAGCAGGGACCTGGAATGAGTGTAAACAATATGCAAAGGCCATGCATGATGCAAACTGGGGGGATGGTTCAGGGACAGGGGAGCAATACAATGCATGGACAAGTCATGCAAGGTCAAAACACTTGTACTCCAAATGTCAACATGATGTCAGGCCAAGGCATGAACATGGTAGCTGGACAGTCTGGGATTAATACTATGCAAGGTCACAACATGAACATGATGCAGGGGCAGCCTATGAATATTGCACAGCAACAAGGTGGAAACCTAAATGTGATGAGTGGTCAATACCACACAGGGCATGGGCAAGGTGTGGTGGGTCAAAGTAACCTAGTGATGGGAGGGCAAAATAGTGGCCACTGTGGCAACATAATGGGGATACAAAATCATCatccacaacaacagcaacagcagcagcacatgATGACTGGAACTATGATTCCTGATCATCAGCAGCAAGCAGTGATGATGAACAGTGCTATGCAAGGTAACATGACCATGGTACCTGTAGGAACAAAGATGGCTAGTGCTAACATGAATCATGCCAATATGATGGGATGCTCAGGTGGCCCTGTAGGAGTTGTAAATGCCATGTGTGGAAATTTACCTGCAGGCACCCCAACAGTGCACACAACTGCAGACAACAAGAATTTTATGCCTCTCGTTGTACCCTTCGGATGGAGAAGAGTTGTCAACAACGGACAAGTTGTCTACATAAGGTAA